A region of the bacterium genome:
ACCGCCCTGGCGTGCGGGGGGTTCTCGATCGCCATCCTCTGCTACGCCTTCAACAAGGGGAAGTACCATGCCCTCATCCGGCCCGCCGTCCTGACCAGCGCGCTGGGGTACACCCTCGCCGGCGCTTCCGTCATCGTCGACCTGGGACGGTACTGGAACGTGTGGAAGATCCCGCTTCTCTGGAACTGGAACCGGAACTCCGTTCTCCTCGAAGTCGCGATCTGCATCATGGCCTACGTGGTCGTCCTCTGGATCGAGCTGTCCCCGGCGTTCATCGAGGTCTGGAAGGAACAGGAGAAGTACCCGCTCCTCTGCCGGGCGGCCCGGCGGGTTCACAGGTGGCTCAACCGGTACCTGATCGCGATCCTCGCCCTCGGGATCCTCCTCCCCACGATGCACCAGTCGTCCCTCGGCTCCCTGATGCTGATCATGACGACCAAGCTCCACAAGCTCTGGCACACGCCGCTCCTCCCCGTCCTCTTTCTCTCGTCCGCGATCCTGATGGGCTACGCGGCGGTCATCTTCGAATCGGCGCTGGCGGACGAGGTGTTCGACCGGCCGCGGGAGACGAAGATCCTTGCGCGCTTGTCCGGGATCATGGTGGCCGTCCTCTTCTTCTTCCTCGCTGTGCGGCTCGTCGACCTCGCCCTGCGGGGCCGGTTGGGGCTCGTGGCCACGCTGGACTTCTACAGCGGGATGTTCCTCCTGGAGATGGCGCTGTTCCTGGCGCCGGCCCTCCTGCTCCTTTCCCGGAAGCGAAGGAACAACCCGGGGATCGAGCTGATCTCCGCGATCCTGATGATGCTCGCCGGTTCGCTCTACCGGTTCGACACGTTCCTGGTCGGGTTCCGCCCCGGCCCCGGCTGGTCCTACTTCCCGACGATCCCGGAGATGACGGTCACCATCGGCTTCGTCGCCTTCGAGGTCATGTTGTACCTCTTCATCGTCAAGCAATTCCCGATTCTCCACACCGGCGTTTCGCCACATCGCCTCGAGGCGGCGCCGAAACCTTCCGGTTAGGGAGACTCCCCATGAGCCAGCGGATCACGATCGACCCGGTTACGCGGATTGAAGGACACCTGCGCGTCGACGTCGAGGTCGACGGCGGCGTGGTGAAGGACGCCTGGTCGTCCGGGACGATGTGGCGGGGGATCGAGGTCATCCTGAAGGGGAGGGATCCCCGCGAGGCATGGATCTACACGCAGAGGATCTGCGGGGTCTGCACGACCGTCCACGCCATCGCGTCGGTCCGGGCCGTAGAGAACGCGCTCGGGCTGGAGGTTCCCCTGAACGCCCGGTACATCCGGAACCTCATGATCGTCGCGCACACCCTGCACGACCACATCGTCCATTTCTACCAGCTCTCCGCCCTCGACTGGGTCGACGTCACCTCGGCCCTCAAGGGCGACCCGGCGAAGGCCGCGAGCATCGCGGAAAGCCTCTCGCCGTGGCCCGGGAACAGCCGGAAGCAGATGGAGACGGTGAAAACGAGGGTCTCGGAGTTCGTCAAGGGCGGCCAGCTGGGGATTTTCGCCAACGGCTACTGGGGCCACCCCGCGATGAAGCTTTCGCCGGAGATCAACCTGATCGCCGTGTCCCACTACCTCCAGGCGATCGACGTCCAGCGGAAGGCGAACCAGGCGGTCGCGATCCTCGGAGGCAAGACGCCCCACATCCAGAACCTGGCGGTGGGGGGCGTGGCGAACGCGATCAACCTGGACGACCCGGCAACCCTGAACATGGAAAAGCTGTACATGGTCAGGGACCTCCTGGAGGAAGTCACCGCGTTCGTCCAGCAGGTCTACCTGCCGGACGTGTGCGCCATCGGCGCCCGTTA
Encoded here:
- the hybB gene encoding Ni/Fe-hydrogenase cytochrome b subunit, which encodes MSHNAAAVGGPILTRTFKVCLGVFAMCILVLAWRFVVGLGPTTGMNDGFPWGIWIAFDVVVGTALACGGFSIAILCYAFNKGKYHALIRPAVLTSALGYTLAGASVIVDLGRYWNVWKIPLLWNWNRNSVLLEVAICIMAYVVVLWIELSPAFIEVWKEQEKYPLLCRAARRVHRWLNRYLIAILALGILLPTMHQSSLGSLMLIMTTKLHKLWHTPLLPVLFLSSAILMGYAAVIFESALADEVFDRPRETKILARLSGIMVAVLFFFLAVRLVDLALRGRLGLVATLDFYSGMFLLEMALFLAPALLLLSRKRRNNPGIELISAILMMLAGSLYRFDTFLVGFRPGPGWSYFPTIPEMTVTIGFVAFEVMLYLFIVKQFPILHTGVSPHRLEAAPKPSG